AACCTCCAGCTCCACAAATACATCAGGAAGTGACCCAATTTCTCCTAGAACCTGGCCAACCAGCCTATCAGCACGAGTCAAAGTTGGGTCCATGGTTGTTCCCACACCAATAAGCCCTCCTGGCACAGCAAACTGGAGCTCATTCTGCTCAGCATAGAGCGAGACAATCCTTGAGTAGATTGGGGTGCATTTGATGTTGCCACTCTCATCCTTCATGACAATTCCAGGGCGAACTTCAATATTCTGGTTCACCCTGAGGACTCCCTGTAAATAAGAATCACAATTCAGCATATACTTACAACAGGACAAAAAAGAAGATTTATGATCTAAATGTTCAATGACTGAGATCTGCATACCCTGAGGATGCTGCCACCTGCTACCCCACCCCTAATTTCATCAACTTCTGAACCAGGCTTGTTGACATCAAAGGAGCGAATAACAATCATGTTGGGAGGTGAAGTGAAGTTCCTTTCCGGAATGGGGATTTTCTTCACAATATATTCACAGATCACATCAATGTTGTACTTCAGCTGGGCAGATATTGGCACCACAGGAGCACCTTCAGCTATCGTGCCCTGCACAGGTGAGGCAGTAAAAAAAGGTCAAACCACAAGCAAGAAGACATGTCTGAGGTGGTGGTCAGCTTCATGCTAGTAAACAACATCAAAAGAGCAACAACGAACAGTAGTGACCTGGATGAATTTTTGGATTGCTTCATGCTGGTTCATTGCTGCACTTTCCTGGATAAGGTCAATCTTATTCTGCAGAATTATGAGATGTTGGAGCCGCATGATTTCAACAGCTGCGAGATGCTCAGACGTCTGAGGCTGTGGGCAGCTTTCATTCGCTGCAATCAAAAGCAAGGCTCCATCCATGATAGCTGCTCCATTAAGCATTGTAGCCATGAGAATGTCGTGGCCCTGTTCAAAGAGATAGATACTTTAAATACTAATAAATATAATACTCGTATTTATGTTCAATCAATGAAATGAATATCTAATGATCCATCAGAACTCTAGATGACCTCCAAATCCTTGTATCATTAGTCAGATATTTGTCCAACTAGTACTTCATGGCCATAATTGAAAGGAAACAAGACCAAACAGAACTATAATCCCTCAGATGAGAAACAAATGGTAAGGCTGTGCTTGAGCTTTCATGAACTAGAACTGTGAAAAAGAATATTCATAACAGCAAAGGGATAGGATTTCATCATACCGGGCAATCAACAAAGGAAACATGTCTCAGCAGCTTCATCCTAGTGTTTTCAAACCCAGGCACATCACAGGCAGGAGTATCTTCTTTTCCGCTTCCATAAGCCCTTATATAATTCAAGGAGTCAATAGTGTAATTGACATAAAACAGAAAATTTGAGCATATTAGGGGTAAATAACCATACACTAGTTAATTTCTGAAGATCAAATTTAAGATTCCAATCATGAGTTCTACCATGTATTAACTAGAATATAATCATATGAACCGAT
This Lolium perenne isolate Kyuss_39 chromosome 1, Kyuss_2.0, whole genome shotgun sequence DNA region includes the following protein-coding sequences:
- the LOC127327083 gene encoding eukaryotic translation initiation factor 2 subunit gamma; protein product: MARRGLMEQDLSKLDVTKLHPLSPEVISRQATINIGTIGHVAHGKSTVVKAISGVQTVRFKNELERNITIKLGYANAKIYKCEDDRCPRPMCYKAYGSGKEDTPACDVPGFENTRMKLLRHVSFVDCPGHDILMATMLNGAAIMDGALLLIAANESCPQPQTSEHLAAVEIMRLQHLIILQNKIDLIQESAAMNQHEAIQKFIQGTIAEGAPVVPISAQLKYNIDVICEYIVKKIPIPERNFTSPPNMIVIRSFDVNKPGSEVDEIRGGVAGGSILRGVLRVNQNIEVRPGIVMKDESGNIKCTPIYSRIVSLYAEQNELQFAVPGGLIGVGTTMDPTLTRADRLVGQVLGEIGSLPDVFVELEINFFLLRRLLGVRTKGTEKAGKVSKLTKGEILMLNIGSMSTGARVVAVKNDLAKLQLTAPVCTSKGEKVALSRRVEKHWRLIGWGQIQAGATLEVPPCPL